From the Vulpes lagopus strain Blue_001 chromosome 15, ASM1834538v1, whole genome shotgun sequence genome, one window contains:
- the LOC121476529 gene encoding olfactory receptor 56A3-like — protein MTAHQNGTISTGASEFLLNCFVRSPTWQLWLSLPLSLLFLVAMGANGVLLITIWLEASLHQPMYYLLIFLSLLDIVLCLTVIPKVLAIFWFDLRSISFDACFLQMFIMNFFYAMESCIIMVMAYDPYVAFCLPLRYPSIITEQFVAKAAIFILARNVISALPIPILSSRLHYCGRNVIENCICANMSVSKLSCDDVTINRLYQFAGGWTLLGSDLVLIFISYSLILQTVMGLKAEGAMAKALSTCGSHFILILFFSTVLLVFVLTHVVTKKVSPDVPVLLNVLHHVILVALNPIVYGMRIQEIKEGIQRLLKKGW, from the coding sequence atgACAGCACACCAAAATGGCACCATCTCCACTGGGGCTTCAGAGTTTCTCCTGAATTGTTTTGTCAGGTCCCCCACTTGGCAGCTCTGGTTATCCCTGCCCCTCAGCCTCTTGTTCCTCGTGGCCATGGGGGCCAATGGTGTTCTCCTGATCACCATCTGGCTGGAGGCCTCTCTCCACCAGCCCATGTACTACCTGctcatcttcctctccctcctggacATTGTGCTCTGCCTCACTGTCATCCCCAAGGTCCTGGCCATCTTTTGGTTTGACCTCAGGTCCATCAGCTTTGATGCCTGCTTCTTACAGATGTTCATCATGAATTTCTTCTATGCCATGGAGTCCTGCATAATCATGGTCATGGCCTATGACCCCTATGTGGCCTTCTGCCTCCCATTGAGGTACCCATCCATCATCACAGAACAATTTGTAGCTAAGgctgccatttttattttggcCAGAAATGTTATTTCTGCGTTGCCTATCCCCATTCTATCATCCAGACTCCATTATTGTGGGAGAAATGTCATTGAGAATTGCATCTGTGCCAATATGTCTGTCTCCAAACTCTCCTGTGATGATGTCACCATCAATCGCCTCTACCAGTTTGCTGGAGGCTGGACACTGCTAGGATCTGACCTCGTCCTCATCTTCATCTCTTACAGCCTCATACTTCAAACTGTGATGGGATTAAAGGCGGAGGGTGCTATGGCCAAAGCCCTGAGCACATGTGGTTCTCACTTCATCCTTATCCTCTTCTTCAGCACCGTCCTTCTGGTCTTTGTGCTCACTCATGTGGTGACAAAGAAGGTCTCTCCTGATGTTCCAGTCTTACTCAATGTCCTCCACCATGTGATCCTTGTAGCCTTGAACCCCATTGTTTATGGAATGCGCATCCAGGAGATCAAAGAAGGAATCCAGAGATTACTGAAGAAGGGATGGTAG